The DNA sequence AACAAAATATATCACTACCAGAAATATAAAAGTTACCAACGGGCAGGTACTGATAAACGATAAATAGTAGCAAAGCTCAACGACCGTGGTAACTAATTGCAACATATTGTATCTTTGTAACcaaattttatagaattttttgACGTTTCTATTTATCCGTGGCCAACTTGAGATGGATTTTCTCATTTGTAATGGACTAAATGATCACCATGATGAAATGAAATGATGTCCATTTTTAATTCCGCGCTTAATTTAGTGTTTCCCTCCaaccttttcaaaatatttttatgcagttcatatttttctcaaatttaaacCTTAACAATAAATATTAGGGTGCATGTTTTTTTTGTCAGTTTTCTGAAAGTTGGTTTCTTCTCCCTCTTTACCAGTGCTATCACTGAAAATTAATAAggtatgttaattatttaattttcaatgtGGTTGATGATTTACAATTTTTATACTTTCTACTAACTAAGTTGTTAATTTTCACTTGTTTGATTAAATAGTAATTTCTTAGTATGGTTATGTTGTTCATTAGCAGTATAAAAATTAGATGCGGATCATGACTTGTaatttcactttttctttcatttttaccATGCATATTTTTTCTGTCAATATTTTTTCTGGCCGAATGCAATTTAttttttcctatttatttatGGTGGTTATGTTTGTATTTCTTacccttttattctttactatTTATTTTTGGTGGAGTTAAATTTTGATTCTATTTGGGATACATATTTGAGAGTACAAATATAAAGAGCCACTACAATCATCATCAAATTATTAGAAGAGAATTCAATGCTACAATAATAATGATCcatgttatatatattaaaattataagaaaaatacaaaagagtACAAAAAGAAACTAATTTTGTAAACTACTTATCAactcaaaatcactttttatatcaattatatttttttcatatatacgAAAGATCATTATTGTAGCATTGAATTCTCTTTTAATAATTTGGTGATGACTGTTGTGAATTTTGTGTCTTCTTAAGTATGCATCTCAACCAGAATCAAAATTTAACTccactataaataaataaataataaagaacatgcaaaatttattttattctgaCGACCCACAGTTCAAAAATAAATACATGTTTATAATTAACTTATAGATGGAATATaagttgatttgaaattaaattgaagaTGAGGGAAGTAAgtgaatttaataataatatagattaaaattattatttgacTGAATAAAATTAAAGCTACAATGCATAATAATGTTAATAAGGTGAAGGTTTTTTAGATAAGGGAGATAGAAAGGGGTATAGTATTTTTTAGAATTCTCATGTTTATGTTTAACGGagttgctttaatttattttagaaacaACTAACTCTGATTAATTGgaataataactaattataagTTAATTACTAAgtattaattaaattcattttgatgttgaagaaagaaaaaaatatatattgtacGTATTTAAATTACGTTTGATAAGCCTTGGTGTAATAAGATTAATGTGCATTTTTGACTGATAGCACTCAATGCTCATACTAATATCTGTAAAAAGTCTCCCTTCTCACATGCATTCTACACTAGTGCCCCATCTTCTACtatggattttagtatagaagtTTGTTGTCTTTAATATTCTGTTTGCGCTTTGTTATCGAATTTAACATGATATTACCATTTAATAATTCTCTATAGTTATTTGGTTTGGTTGGAAACTTGTAAGAGATATATGCACTTGGTGTGCAGTATCTACAAAGGCATGGATTTtcatattttactattttttctgaCTGGGATGCAGATGTCATATTAATGGATATGAAGGTaacttttgaaaataaattgtgTTGCTAGCACCTGTATGTAACACTGTAAATTGAATATAAATCATTGTATTTTTTATCTATGTAGACAAGCGTTAAAACCAAGCCAGTATGTGAGTTTGAGTGGCCACGTCGAAAACAATTCATCATCATGAAGCGACAcattgcaatttttttttcaaaagagagAATATATTCGCTGTACAACTGAATCACCAGAAATCCAGGCTACGGTAAAAGATATTGATCTCAACAAGAAGCCATTTTGGAAGAAGGATTTGGATCCTGTTGCTCGTGAGAAAGTTAGATGATTTTGTGAAATTTGGTATTCAGGAGAATATTATATCTAGTTTAGTTTCGTTGAACATAACCCCACTATATTATTAGCTCTCTTAGTTTCCTATTCCAGTTTTATCTAGGCTTAGTCTTTCCGTTTATTCCAATTTTATCTACGCTTAGTCTTTCTGTTTAATGTTACATTTGGTTTTCAACTGAACATGCTATATGATCATCACTGTATGATGTACTGAAATTTCTAATTCAACTGAtaatgctattttatgttttattttatttttcatgtgaacatttttatttatatttggtaTTAATAGTAATGTTATTAATTCCAAAAACTAGCATCGTATAtaacattaataaatttataaactttaTTATCTACCAGTGAATGTTATCACAGTTATGAcgcaaataaaaagaaatatacaTATTCAACCAAGATTATTGTTAGTCTTTtggtcaaaaataaaataaaagtatctatttctataatttatttgtacaaaaaagaaaaattattcaataGAAAATACTCGATCACACTGTTCAACGTCGTTGTCGTCAACAACATCAACTTCTCCaggtttttttttctaaatttgatcctttgtaattttttattttatttggtatgtctctattttagaaaaaaagaatGGATTAGATGAGGATTTAAAAATGGGCATGTATCTGTATTATTTGGTTCGATGTTGTAAGAAATTAATCTTCTATTGTCTGCCTTGTACAAAGCATCAATTAAAACTCTAAAGTTGGCACAAGACTAGCAGCAACCAAGAACTTGAATTCCTAATACGGTAATTTTTTCTCTAACATGATGCATTTTATGTGTGACGTTTTGATAAAATAGTTTGATATCACTAACACATAATAGAATGGTAGTCCTCATTACTACATTGACGGATATTTTTTTCATGTTGGacttttcaatttatttatataaaatgaaTTCTAATCCTATTTAGTGATATAAAATTTACTGCTATTAAACTAGTTATTATGAAAGTGGATATAGTTGTTcatattttcagaattttttatttactgCAGAAATTTTCTTTGATCCCTTGAATTATTGATTTAAGCTTTGgttttattatatattgttgttatCTTCTCTTGCATGATCACAGCAAACTACTCAAACCTTGACTAGGAAAACCTTAAATAATTTATCATTCATGGAGCACAAATTGAAATTTTCAGTAGCACTTACATCGTTAACTTTATTCACATTTCTCATAGGCATTATCTTGCGGCATTCCTCATGGATCATAAATTCTTGAATCTAGTTATATGATTTATTACTCTTGATGTTCATGTTTGGGTTTAAAATTTAAGAGATTATAAAAGGTTGGAGGAACATTATCCATCAATTAAAAGATGGGATAAGATACCAGAAGATAACACAAAAAGACagtaaaaatttattgaagtaaGTTTATTTCACTTTGATGtgcatttttattgatttattgtcATTTAATAATTGATCTCCTCTATGAAATATTTCAagaaaaattttgagtttgattatgtTGCTAGCGTTAAATGGGTTCTAAGGACCTTAGGTAATAGATGGAAGGCCCATAAATATAATTTACGAGGAGAATACTTCTTTTCTAACAAAAAAAGACAGAAATTCTGGCTGCGAATCCCTCAGACATACCGCCTGTTGAATGGACTGCTTTTGTGGATCATTATATGGACCCTAAAACAAAGGTAAATACTTAATctatgctttttttttatttttttttattgaatatttattatgAATATCTAGTAACatttatttactaatttcttgTTCTTGAAAATCATAGAAACAATGTTTGCAAAATGTTAGAAATCGTGAGAAATTTATAGTTTCACATGCCAGTGAAAGTAAAAGTAATGCTAAAAGAGCAACTCAAgtggtattattttttttattattgagccTAGTACTGTTATACTATTTCTATAAAATTAGcggttttaattaaatttgtgatTACCTTTAATATTCTATTTATTGTATCAGAAGAAAAAATTGGAAAGGCCTTTATGTCGAAGCGAGATTATTGTATCAACTTTGCTAAAGAAAGATGGGAGTTATGTAAGCGGGAAGGACAACAATTAGGGGAAGGACAACAATTAGCTATGAATGTCTGAATTTGTTTTTATATGGCCGTATATTTTTTATATGCCTTAATTATGTCAATACTCTAATCCAATGCGATGTGCATTGGTTTGTAGGAAAAAATAGCAGAGTATTTGCCTGAAGATCAAGCACGTGCTGCCACTGAAGGTATTCAGTCAAAAGTTTTGGCTCATCCAGATGATGTAATTGAAAAAGTTTGTGGTCTTGAGAATGGTAAGTCAAAGTGCATCTTTGGAGAGGCAATATGCGAAAGTTCTAGCAGTGCATCCCAACAGCATGTTGCAGATTTGGAAAGGCAACTTCAAGAAGCTAAAGATCAAGTGACAACCCTCCACAGATTTCTACAACAGAAGTACGGTAATGAAGTACATACCTTCTCTTATTCTATGCCACACATTCAGTCGGATTGATGCACCTCATGTCATAtctattttaatcttaatttataTCTAGTTTACACTGTTATTAGagatacttttattttttgtcGTACAGAATTATAAAACTTACTTTTTGCTATTTCTTTACGATAtatatgaacaatgcatatgCTTTACCGTTATTACTTAGTttgctatttttttgttttaatagttATTATCGTTGCTTTGAtggtttttattattataaaatatttttaacatgttagtatatatatagaaataaatatatacaataacaatttaaaaaaatattcaattggtAATTATGgcagaaatttttttaattaaaaaaaaagctacGGATTTATGTGTTGGTAAATAGCCCATTAATATTGCCCACGGAAAAAAGCATGAAAAAAAAATCTGGCctgttaaatattttttgtacatACTTTTTTTGACACAGAAAAAACTATGGCTAAATAACCCAACATTGTTTAGTCACAGAAAAAAGGTGGCAAAAAAGTTTAGCCTGTCAATATTAATTACGAAAAAAATTGtggtaaaattatatttattggtTACATTATTTTCATTTAGCCACGATTTAGAATGTGGACAATAATATAAAAACTGTGGCTATTTAAATATTTCTACGGATCACAAAACTGTGACTAACAAATCAAAAACCGTGGCTAATTAAAAAGATGTCGCCCTTATTAATTACAAATATGTATTTGTTGTTAATGTTTAATTACCACAAATTTTCGTAATTTTAACCACAATTTTTTCGTAGCTAATATCGTGTATTTCTGATAGTGTAttaatctatatatattattaatttattttcaaacttCAAGTGGGGCAAATGCCCCCTCTCTTTTTCTCACCTTGATCTCCGTGCTTCAAGGATCCTTTTGGAGTCTTAATGACTTAAACTTGCATCATTGATACTCTTAACATTGTATCTGTGTACTATATTTTGCAGTCATTTGCTCAGTTACTACGAGCTCCTCACGATGATGCAGAGGCAATAATAAAGGAtacgttttatttttttaattaataaaaatatttaaataattttatttgttataatctttatatttattttaaatcaaataaaatattaagacaTAACTTAATCACATATATTTTAGGACAATTTACGCAAATAAAATGAAGGAGTAAAATCTTTACATAAATACAACATTGATAATTTCCAGACataaatgcaataaatgcaactatatataATCCGCTACCTCTGTAGCGGAACTCAATTGCACGTAATCTGCTACAGGGTATCGCGGATTACGTTGATGGCTGAGTTACTCATAAACTGCTACACCCTATAGCGGTTTATGACCAAATGGCGCTACACTCATAATCCGCTACACACTCTAGCGGATTATGAACAATGTAGATTGATGGGAAGATGCCTATATATACCCAACAAGTTGTGTAGAGTGTCATTCTCATTCATTCATAACTTGAGGAATGGAGAGTGAAGAGAGCTTTTTGGTGTTAGTGCATCatgttggaaaaataaaaaaagagtaagAGGCACGGTGTGAAGTTTACAGACAGAGAACCGTTGAGTGTTTTTGTCAGGTCGTCTGATACACTGTTGGATTTGAAGAGCAGTATACTGCAGAAGTTGGCCGCGGGTGGCACAAAGTGGGTGAAGAAGCTGTTCTACAAGATCCCTATTGCGGTTGTGTCAACCGGTGTGCAATACGAAACGTTCATGTTACGAACAGATGAAGATATGCAGGTGTTGTTTCATTGTCGTCGGAGTTTTCCGGAAGTGAGGATACATGAGTTGTTTGCGAAGCTGGAACATGGGATCGATAGTTCTGGTGCATCCTCTCCAAACCCCCAGTCCCAGTCCACCACGATGGGGTGCCTCCACCTCGATGCCCGTTGTTGCAGCTGAGTGTTTGTTGGAGTATCGACCAGCCGGTCCAGTTGGGCCATTCACCTCGGGTGTGTTTGTGAAACACGTTGAAGAGGATAAAAGTGCGTTTGAGTGCTTTGAACGTTGTTTTTTTATGTTTGGCAACTTTTTTCTTTGAACGCTAACGTGATTCTGCATCCCAAAAGCTCGTTTACTAGAAGTAAGAAATTATAGCTTCTACGTTTACTCAACGCACGTTTAGGTTGctagttattattggtttttccataattttttctaaataaatactgtgaatattaaaataattattctaatttttggcaactgtttactattttaatttttttataatatgtattattgttcttattagaaatgataaattaaataaaaaattaattataaataataataaaaatataacttgtaaaaaattagaacctaaaataataataaaaataaaattattaaaagtactaaaatatattattttatatattatttttaatttaataaatacatattaatttttactataaaaaatacttaaaaagttatccatttttatgttatttttaattttataaataaatattaatttttattataataataaaaaattataatatactaaaatagagtattataaaaaaatattatataaaaatactaaaaatataaaaaaagattaaatatacttaaaaaaatattataatttaatattatatttttaataattaattaattatttatctagaagtaattttaactaatattatccaaacaaaatttatattatcaaaatcaattttagtaaaaattgccaaacataaatcatgttggcacaaactcacttctatccaaaatcaattctacaaaATCACTTCCATTCAAACTCCAGTTTGCCCAACGTGAATCCTAACACACACCTCAACTCATCCATTTCCAGATGTAGGACATGAGGGAGAACCGGATCGGGTGGAAAATGCTATGCAAGAGGATGATTCCGATGAAGAGCCTGCTGACATTGGAAGGGACAGTGATGATGAAATTTTGCAAAACCCAGCAAGATGTCAACCGCCGTCAAGTGCCGGCACACATGAGCAACCTGCACATTATTCTACCTTGGATCTGGGAGCCATCAGCCAACCGACGGATTCAGCACCAACCTTTGGGGGTCGAGGCTTGCACGAGGAAAATTCTGTAACTGAATTTCAAGTTGGCGAATCTTTCCATAGTAAGGAGGAAGCTGTGCTTACTGTAAAGGATTACAGCATTCGGCGCGGAGTTGAGTATAGAGTGATGGAGTCAGATCATCTTAAGTACCATGGGAGATGCAAGGAGTTTGGGAAGGGTTGCACATGGATGATTCGCATCAGCCTTCGAGCACGGAAGGGAACCTGGGAGGTTCGGCGGTACAACGGACCACACACATGTTTGGCTACATTGATATCCAGCGACCACCGACAACTAGATTATCACGTGATCTGTGCGAAGATATTTTCTCTGGTTCGAGCCAATGCGGCGGTATCGATAAAGGTGTTGCAAGAGGCTACCGAAGGAACGTACGGGTTCAAGCCAAGTTACAGAAAGACGTGGTTGGTAAAATAGAAGACGGTAGCACAGATATACGGAGACTAGGAAGAGTCCTACGCCGAGCTACCTCGTTGGATCCTTGGTGTGCAGTCCACCATGGAGGGGACGGTTACGTTGTTGAAGACATCTCCGGTTCGCATGGGTGATGACATGGATGACTCAACCGTGTACTTTCATCGTCTTTTCTGGACGTTTCCTCCTTGTGTTGAAGCTTTCCGACAATGCAAGCCATTGGTAAGCATAGACGGTACTCATATGTATGGCAACTATGAAGGGACTTTGCTCCTGGCCATCGCTCAAGATGGGAACTCCAACATCTTGCCTATTGCTTTCAGTCTCGTGGAGGGGGAAAATGCCGAGTCTTGGTCTTTCTTCCTGATCAACCTGCGGCAACATGTGACTCCGCAACAGGGGATACTGGTCATTTCAGATAGGCACAATGGCATCAAGGCTGCACTAGAGAACCCGAACAGTGGGTGGTTACCCCCGCTTGCATACCGAGCATTTTGTATTCGGCATGTTGCAGCTAACTTCGCACTAAGTTTCAAGGGCACGGATGCAAAGCATTTGCTTGTGAACGCTGCTTATGCGAAGACTGAGGCAGAGTTTCactattgatttgatataatgcGGACTGAGAATCCGGCAATGTGTGATTGGACGAACAGAATAGAATACAATAAGTGGACTCAGTACCAGGATGGTGGCAGACGGttcggtcacatgacgaccaATATATCTGAGTGTGTTAATTCTGTTCTTAAGGGTACACGGAATCTTCCGGTTACCGCCCTAGTCAAGTCCACATATGGTCGGCTAGCGGAGTTGTTTGTGATTCGTGGTCAGACGGCAGAGGCTGAATTGGCCAGCGGTGCCAAGTTCTGCCAGTCTTTTATGAAGGCAATCGAGCGCAACTTGAAAGACTCCAGATGTTTCACTGTCACTCTGTTTGATAGACACCAGTCTGAGTACACCGTTGCCGAGACGACGCTCACCGGGAGCTTTTCACTTGGGACGTACCGAGTTTCCCTCCAGCACCGTACATACGACTGTGGATactttcaagttctccattaccCATGTTGCCATGCGATTGCATGTTGTGCCCGGTCATGGCTTGACTGGTCTATCTATGTTGACGAGGTCTACACCATGCAGAAGGTGTTCAGGATGTACCAGATGGGTTTCGTGCCGCCAATACCGGAGGGACTTTGGCCACCTTATGACGGTCCGACCGTTATTCCGGACCCCAGCTTGAGGCGTTGTCGTGATGGCCGACCGAGGTCTACCAGAATCCGGAACAACATGGATGAGGCCGACCCTAACCGAACCAAGCGGTGCGGGCTATGCAGACAGCCTGGGCACACGCGTAGGTCTTGCCCCTAGAGAGGCTCCACCGTTGCCGGTAGTTCGTAGGATTTCTAGTCTGTGTGCTTCtactttttttgaattttttattctcCTGTAGCAATTTATGCTTTCGGGTGTTACTGTTAGTTCCTTTCGTGTGTTTGTGTTAATCTTGGTTCCGACCTATTTGTATGACTTATGACTTATGCCTAATGTAAAAATTTAATCAGTGTTACTGTTAATGCCTTGTGCCTATTATATTTCTATGGCTTATTATTTATGGACATTGTATTTGTATAACTTCGTACATTTTGCATCACGAGTTGTTACTGTAAGACTGGTATATATAGGCATCTTTCCATCAATCCACATTGTTCATAATCCGCTAGAGTGTGTAGCGGATTATGAGTGTAGCGCCATTTAATTTGGTCATAAACCActacagggtgtagcggtttatgagtAACTCAGCCCTCAACGTAATCCGCGATACCCTATAGCGGATTACGTGCAATTGAGTTCCGCTACAGAATGTAGCGGATTATATATAGTTGTGTTTATTGTATTTGCGTTTGAAATTTGCTAATATTGTATTTGCGTAAAGGTTTTGCTCCTTTATTTTATTTGCGTAAATTACcctatattttatatcaaatacaataaaaaaaacttaattt is a window from the Arachis hypogaea cultivar Tifrunner chromosome 1, arahy.Tifrunner.gnm2.J5K5, whole genome shotgun sequence genome containing:
- the LOC112770868 gene encoding uncharacterized protein, whose protein sequence is MEGTVTLLKTSPVRMGDDMDDSTVYFHRLFWTFPPCVEAFRQCKPLVSIDGTHMYGNYEGTLLLAIAQDGNSNILPIAFSLVEGENAESWSFFLINLRQHVTPQQGILVISDRHNGIKAALENPNSGWLPPLAYRAFCIRHVAANFALSFKGTDAKHLLVNAAYAKTEAEFHY
- the LOC114925266 gene encoding uncharacterized protein — translated: MRTENPAMCDWTNRIEYNKWTQYQDGGRRFGHMTTNISECVNSVLKGTRNLPVTALVKSTYGRLAELFVIRGQTAEAELASGAKFCQSFMKAIERNLKDSRCFTVTLFDRHQSEYTVAETTLTGSFSLGTYRVSLQHRTYDCGYFQVLHYPCCHAIACCARSWLDWSIYVDEVYTMQKVFRMYQMGFVPPIPEGLWPPYDGPTVIPDPSLRRCRDGRPRSTRIRNNMDEADPNRTKRCGLCRQPGHTRRSCP